Proteins from a single region of Sphaerochaeta globosa str. Buddy:
- a CDS encoding Lon protease family protein, whose amino-acid sequence MTDTQVRAKPLTYEEASFDFDIATIRGCRALGSSEPIVGQPRALRTLELGLSLSKTGYNIFVSGDSGSGRHEAVRHAVQETRHDTSQLRDLVYVYNFLQPNSPRVLTFKPGDGHLFCDAAEAFNQELLALALQKRDFYATALELLAEFEAQFPDHSLFDHFNQIRLDLKRMEKHIQGLDEKACKLDPLATKYRANLLVNHAKATQRPFIIESHPSFSNLFGSVDSEQKMPHMALHAGSLLEASGGFLVIDAEELLSEHGLWDALKRYLDANALTLESGTITKGELRSPSIRPQMPRIPVKVILIGSEETYDTLTEGDERFLTLFKLCAQFDYSMRLNEQTIAQTIANLDSYAKANKLLELSDEAFLQLLRYSCWYVESREHLSTQFSTLYDLLEESNWWARYHKKKQIDDQVVLTAHEEREYANGISESKINEEILSGDMIISLSGTKVGVVNGLAVMDRGSASFGTPTVISCTVAPGNEGIVNIEHEAGLSGEIHDKGLLILEGYLRKHYARTFPLSIYAGIAFEQSYAEVDGDSASSSELYALLSAIGELPVRQDIAVTGSVNQMGMIQPVGGINEKIEGFFHTCQATGLTGKQGVIIPIQNVRNLILDYEVLEAIKEGKFFIYPIRSIDEGMQLLTGRPAGIRNAKGNYGAGNFNYDIEDRLRKMYQAVLANRG is encoded by the coding sequence ATGACCGATACACAGGTGAGAGCAAAACCGCTCACATACGAAGAAGCTTCCTTTGATTTCGACATCGCAACCATCCGAGGGTGCAGAGCTCTTGGTTCCAGTGAGCCGATTGTCGGCCAGCCACGCGCCCTCAGGACCCTTGAACTTGGGCTCTCCCTGTCAAAGACCGGATACAACATTTTTGTCAGCGGCGACAGCGGCAGTGGAAGACACGAGGCGGTACGCCATGCCGTCCAGGAAACCAGGCATGACACCTCGCAATTACGCGACTTGGTCTATGTCTACAATTTCCTCCAGCCCAACAGCCCAAGAGTGCTTACCTTCAAACCAGGGGACGGCCATTTGTTCTGCGATGCTGCAGAGGCCTTCAACCAAGAACTTTTGGCGCTCGCCCTGCAAAAGCGTGACTTCTATGCAACAGCCCTTGAACTGCTCGCTGAATTCGAGGCGCAATTCCCTGATCATTCACTGTTTGACCACTTCAATCAAATACGCTTGGACCTCAAGCGGATGGAAAAGCATATCCAGGGTCTTGATGAAAAAGCCTGCAAGCTGGACCCGCTTGCAACCAAATACCGGGCAAACCTGCTGGTAAACCATGCCAAGGCTACCCAGAGGCCCTTCATCATTGAATCACATCCCTCGTTCTCCAATCTCTTTGGGTCGGTGGACAGTGAGCAGAAAATGCCTCATATGGCCTTGCATGCCGGCTCCTTGCTTGAAGCAAGCGGCGGTTTTTTGGTCATCGATGCCGAGGAGTTGCTCAGTGAGCACGGCCTGTGGGATGCACTGAAGCGCTACCTGGATGCAAACGCCCTGACACTGGAAAGCGGAACGATTACCAAAGGAGAGCTGCGTAGTCCGTCCATCAGGCCGCAAATGCCCCGCATACCGGTCAAAGTAATCCTAATCGGCAGCGAAGAGACCTACGACACACTCACCGAAGGCGATGAACGTTTTCTCACACTCTTCAAACTCTGTGCTCAATTTGACTACTCCATGAGACTGAACGAACAGACCATAGCCCAGACCATAGCCAACCTGGACAGCTATGCAAAAGCAAACAAGCTGCTGGAACTCAGTGATGAAGCCTTCCTCCAGCTGCTCAGGTACAGCTGTTGGTATGTGGAGTCGCGTGAGCATCTGAGCACCCAATTCTCCACCCTCTACGACTTGCTTGAAGAGTCCAACTGGTGGGCCCGATACCACAAGAAAAAGCAGATTGACGACCAGGTGGTACTCACCGCCCATGAGGAACGTGAGTATGCCAACGGAATCAGCGAGAGCAAGATCAACGAGGAGATTCTCAGCGGGGACATGATCATCAGCCTTTCGGGTACCAAGGTCGGGGTGGTGAACGGCCTTGCAGTCATGGACCGGGGCAGTGCCTCGTTCGGAACTCCGACGGTCATCAGTTGCACGGTAGCCCCCGGCAACGAGGGCATTGTGAATATTGAGCATGAGGCAGGCCTCAGCGGCGAAATTCACGACAAGGGCCTTTTGATTCTTGAGGGGTACCTGCGCAAGCACTACGCCCGCACGTTCCCTCTTTCCATTTATGCAGGTATCGCTTTCGAGCAATCCTATGCTGAAGTGGATGGCGACAGCGCCTCCTCAAGCGAGCTCTACGCCCTGCTTTCAGCCATTGGCGAGCTTCCGGTCCGTCAGGACATTGCCGTTACCGGCTCGGTGAACCAAATGGGTATGATCCAGCCGGTTGGGGGCATCAACGAAAAAATTGAGGGTTTCTTCCATACCTGCCAAGCCACCGGCCTGACGGGAAAGCAGGGAGTGATCATCCCCATCCAGAATGTGCGCAATCTAATACTCGACTACGAGGTGCTTGAGGCGATCAAGGAAGGCAAGTTCTTCATCTATCCCATCAGAAGCATCGATGAAGGCATGCAACTGCTGACCGGACGCCCTGCAGGCATCCGCAATGCAAAGGGCAACTACGGCGCCGGCAACTTCAATTACGATATTGAAGACCGATTGCGCAAGATGTATCAGGCGGTCTTAGCCAACCGAGGCTAG
- a CDS encoding MATE family efflux transporter, with translation MKLFKETALNAEQNYTRMTEQPVTSLILQLATPTIISMLITSLYSMTDTIFVSRLGTQSSAAVGVVFSIMSIIQSIGITLGQGSANTVSRLLGAKKRTEANQVFSTAFFTSMGLALVFTLFGLAWTNSLVRFLGATPTIAPYAVSYASVILIGAPWMAVSYTMNNNLRSEGKAYLGMLGMASGALLNVILDPIFIFGFGMGIKGAALATVLSQGVSFCILFSHFLRKRSNLNLSVRQVRLKWWIYRDILTVGAPSLFRTMLHTVSAICLNVFSAPFGDQAIAAMSITTRVMQFLNSALIGFGQGLQPVAGFSWGAKRYDRLIEAFKFCVRTAVVAFTFIGAICFAGANYIMLLFLSDPAVIAIGTVAIRYQCILMPLSAFNTLSGMVFQSTGHGSSSSILALARQGFFFVPVIALLPSFIGLSGVQIAQPIADILTFLLSLAYILPFLKKLRTLASVG, from the coding sequence ATGAAACTCTTCAAGGAAACTGCACTCAACGCTGAACAGAACTATACGCGTATGACCGAGCAACCGGTTACTTCGCTCATCCTGCAATTGGCCACCCCCACGATCATCAGTATGCTCATCACTTCCTTGTATTCTATGACCGATACTATTTTTGTCAGCAGGTTGGGAACACAGAGCAGTGCTGCAGTCGGGGTTGTCTTCTCGATCATGAGCATCATCCAGTCAATCGGCATCACCCTCGGACAAGGGTCGGCAAACACGGTTTCCCGACTGCTTGGTGCAAAAAAGCGTACTGAAGCCAATCAGGTTTTCAGCACAGCCTTTTTCACCTCCATGGGTCTGGCCCTGGTCTTCACCCTGTTCGGGCTTGCTTGGACCAACTCCCTGGTACGCTTTTTGGGCGCCACCCCTACCATCGCCCCGTATGCTGTCAGCTACGCTTCGGTCATCCTCATCGGTGCCCCCTGGATGGCTGTCAGCTATACGATGAACAACAACCTCCGCTCGGAGGGTAAGGCATACCTTGGGATGCTGGGCATGGCAAGCGGAGCACTGCTGAATGTCATTCTCGACCCAATTTTCATTTTCGGCTTCGGCATGGGCATTAAAGGGGCAGCACTTGCCACGGTTCTCAGCCAAGGTGTCAGCTTCTGCATTCTATTCTCCCATTTTTTACGCAAGCGCAGCAATTTGAATCTTTCCGTCCGACAGGTACGATTGAAGTGGTGGATCTATCGCGACATCCTGACCGTCGGAGCCCCTTCGCTGTTTCGGACCATGCTGCACACCGTATCCGCCATCTGCCTGAATGTATTCTCCGCCCCCTTTGGCGATCAGGCCATTGCTGCCATGTCCATCACCACACGCGTCATGCAGTTTCTCAACTCAGCCTTGATCGGGTTCGGCCAGGGGCTGCAGCCTGTCGCTGGTTTCAGCTGGGGCGCAAAGCGCTACGATCGTCTGATTGAAGCCTTCAAGTTCTGTGTACGTACCGCGGTGGTGGCTTTCACCTTCATCGGTGCGATCTGTTTTGCGGGGGCGAATTATATTATGTTGTTGTTTCTGTCAGACCCGGCGGTAATTGCCATCGGGACGGTTGCCATCCGCTACCAATGCATCCTGATGCCGCTGTCGGCTTTCAATACCCTCAGCGGGATGGTGTTCCAAAGTACCGGGCACGGCAGTTCCAGCTCGATTCTGGCACTGGCAAGGCAGGGATTCTTTTTTGTCCCCGTCATTGCCCTGTTGCCGTCCTTTATCGGACTGAGCGGAGTGCAAATCGCCCAGCCTATCGCCGATATTCTCACCTTCCTGCTTTCTCTTGCCTACATTCTTCCTTTCTTGAAGAAACTGCGCACGCTAGCCTCGGTTGGCTAA
- a CDS encoding TrmH family RNA methyltransferase — protein sequence MITIAKLKTLKDRTCVRKCALLFHQMAQQAMRNQEDHLYLLALTGLFGSEQFTAVLNESELARLGLLSAALENEKGKQKAVVCEDIHYLLLQALGSDPSDWDFLDEEGNLDSSQRTIVEHILILDRIRSPYNVGSIFRSADSFGIQKIYLIEGCAAVDHSRTYKTSRGCTKTVEYEILSEEAMLTRLETIQLPLFALETGGTELDLFSFPPKGIAVIGSEELGVSPALLGACEASMGRLTIAQAGTKGSLNVAVAAGIMMHGWFSA from the coding sequence ATGATAACGATAGCGAAGCTTAAGACACTCAAGGACCGCACCTGCGTACGCAAGTGCGCCCTGCTGTTTCACCAGATGGCGCAGCAGGCTATGCGCAATCAGGAAGATCATCTGTATCTTTTGGCCCTTACCGGCTTGTTCGGCTCCGAGCAGTTTACAGCGGTGCTCAATGAAAGCGAACTCGCCCGCCTCGGTCTGCTCTCAGCTGCATTGGAGAACGAGAAGGGAAAGCAAAAAGCTGTAGTGTGTGAGGATATCCACTACCTCTTGCTCCAAGCGTTGGGCAGTGATCCTTCTGATTGGGATTTCTTGGATGAAGAAGGAAACCTTGACAGCAGCCAGCGGACAATCGTGGAACATATCTTGATACTCGACCGCATACGCTCTCCCTATAATGTTGGTTCCATTTTCCGTTCGGCCGACTCCTTTGGAATTCAGAAAATCTATCTTATTGAAGGCTGTGCCGCCGTCGACCATAGCCGAACCTATAAAACCAGCCGCGGCTGCACCAAGACCGTTGAGTATGAGATACTCAGTGAGGAAGCGATGCTTACTCGGTTGGAAACGATACAGCTTCCCCTGTTCGCACTGGAAACCGGAGGAACCGAGCTAGACCTGTTTTCATTTCCGCCCAAAGGTATTGCCGTGATCGGCAGTGAGGAGCTGGGGGTGAGCCCGGCCCTACTGGGTGCGTGCGAAGCATCGATGGGCAGGCTTACCATCGCCCAGGCGGGTACCAAAGGATCGCTGAATGTCGCGGTTGCAGCAGGAATCATGATGCATGGATGGTTCTCTGCATGA
- the rsmI gene encoding 16S rRNA (cytidine(1402)-2'-O)-methyltransferase: MSTFYMVATPIGNLEDITYRAVQTLKSVDVIACEDTRHTQQLLTHYEISKRLIACHAHNEINSAKGIVELLASGLDVAFVSDAGTPGISDPGARVVTAVRQAGFTIVPIPGASAVAALVSVAGFVGKSFTFEGFLSPRKGRRTKRLQQLLEREEAFILYESPFRIVKTLQEIATLDATRSVVAGREMTKKFEEFLQGTAAQIAATLTGRDAIKGEFAVLVAPKQSGDADDNDSEA, from the coding sequence ATGAGTACCTTCTATATGGTGGCGACACCAATCGGGAACCTTGAGGATATCACCTACCGGGCTGTACAGACGCTTAAGAGTGTGGATGTTATCGCTTGCGAGGATACCCGCCATACCCAGCAATTGCTTACCCACTATGAAATCTCCAAGCGCCTGATAGCTTGTCACGCCCACAACGAGATCAATTCCGCCAAGGGAATCGTAGAGCTGTTGGCAAGCGGCTTGGATGTAGCCTTTGTCAGCGACGCCGGAACCCCCGGCATCAGCGACCCGGGGGCACGGGTGGTCACTGCTGTGCGGCAGGCAGGCTTCACCATAGTTCCCATTCCGGGGGCCAGTGCGGTAGCCGCCTTGGTCAGCGTAGCCGGCTTTGTCGGCAAGAGCTTCACGTTCGAAGGTTTTCTCAGCCCGAGAAAGGGTAGGCGGACCAAGCGTCTTCAGCAGCTGTTGGAACGTGAGGAAGCCTTCATTCTCTATGAGTCGCCGTTTCGTATCGTGAAGACTCTCCAAGAGATTGCTACCCTCGATGCAACACGTTCTGTTGTCGCAGGGCGGGAGATGACCAAGAAGTTTGAGGAATTCCTGCAGGGAACGGCTGCCCAGATTGCGGCCACCCTTACGGGTAGGGATGCGATCAAGGGGGAATTTGCAGTGCTGGTCGCCCCCAAGCAATCGGGTGATGCGGATGATAACGATAGCGAAGCTTAA
- a CDS encoding PspA/IM30 family protein, with product MQMFKRIADIFNSHVNSALDKLEDPAKMISLMITELEDTQTKARSSMAARKAEQTSLEREKAEFEKSVLRWEDRAKLAITNGREDLAREALGEKKHASEQIKRIDEQLANLTSILASQSAQLTQIADKLKEVKDKQQILVQRARSAKEKKQVAQTLKSSDSADLARKFSELESKIERMEADAEMVGYHGTPSASDEFAKMESDNAIEAELASLKQSMAKKKEQK from the coding sequence ATGCAGATGTTTAAAAGAATCGCCGATATCTTCAACTCACACGTCAATAGTGCTTTGGACAAGCTTGAAGATCCGGCAAAGATGATCAGCCTGATGATCACCGAACTGGAGGATACCCAGACCAAGGCCCGTTCTTCCATGGCAGCCCGCAAAGCGGAGCAGACAAGCCTTGAGAGGGAAAAAGCCGAGTTTGAGAAGTCGGTCCTCCGTTGGGAAGATCGTGCAAAGCTGGCCATCACCAACGGTCGCGAGGATTTGGCACGTGAAGCACTTGGGGAGAAGAAGCATGCAAGCGAGCAGATTAAGCGCATCGACGAGCAGCTTGCCAACCTCACCTCCATTCTCGCCAGCCAGAGCGCCCAGCTTACCCAGATCGCCGACAAGCTCAAGGAAGTCAAGGACAAGCAGCAAATCCTGGTCCAGAGAGCCAGAAGTGCCAAGGAGAAGAAGCAGGTTGCCCAGACTCTGAAAAGCAGCGACAGTGCAGACCTTGCACGCAAATTCAGCGAACTGGAGAGCAAGATAGAGCGGATGGAAGCCGATGCCGAAATGGTTGGCTACCACGGGACCCCTTCTGCAAGCGATGAGTTTGCAAAAATGGAATCCGATAATGCCATTGAAGCCGAGCTTGCGAGTTTGAAGCAGTCCATGGCAAAGAAGAAGGAGCAGAAATAA
- a CDS encoding PspC domain-containing protein, with product MYYNREEDRTLYRERRGMVLGVFQGLATWSGLPVLLLRIIGLILLFSVGFVPMAITYILVALMLPSR from the coding sequence ATGTACTACAACAGAGAAGAGGATCGTACCCTGTATCGTGAAAGACGGGGCATGGTATTGGGAGTGTTCCAAGGATTGGCTACCTGGTCGGGGCTTCCGGTACTCCTGCTCAGAATCATCGGCCTTATCCTGCTCTTCTCGGTTGGGTTTGTTCCGATGGCCATCACCTATATTCTGGTAGCGCTCATGCTGCCTTCACGATAA
- a CDS encoding sigma 54-interacting transcriptional regulator: MDAVQAGYNQQPLGESEVFLDFQSKLSRAATVNRSVLLVGERGSGKEIAARRLHFLSPRWQQNLVTVNCAALPPSLIETELFGYEQGAFTGAQKTRKGRFEEAEGGTLFLDEIGLIPLEVQEKILRVVEYGTYERVGSSVTHETNVRIIGATNADLPALCDEGKFKEDLLDRLSFEVLFLPPLRERGEDIILLATYFASKMALECGHKEMPSFSETVVSQMLCYPWPGNVRELKNVVERAVYRSDAALIEYLEFNPFDNPFKQGSKVPAEIVLQEAELDLSQFEAARLELDLKYLKQALKTASGNQKEAAKLLNLTYDQLRGLYRKYQDRLQEEEQDTN; this comes from the coding sequence ATGGATGCCGTGCAAGCCGGATATAATCAGCAACCACTAGGTGAAAGCGAAGTCTTTCTTGACTTCCAAAGCAAGCTCAGCAGGGCTGCAACGGTGAATCGCTCGGTGCTGCTGGTCGGAGAACGGGGCAGCGGCAAGGAAATTGCCGCCAGACGCCTGCACTTTCTCTCCCCAAGGTGGCAGCAGAACCTGGTGACGGTCAACTGCGCCGCACTTCCCCCTTCACTGATTGAAACCGAACTCTTCGGCTACGAACAGGGAGCCTTCACCGGTGCCCAGAAAACCCGTAAGGGGCGGTTCGAGGAAGCGGAAGGGGGAACCCTCTTTCTGGATGAAATCGGCTTGATTCCCCTGGAAGTCCAGGAGAAAATTCTGAGGGTGGTCGAGTACGGTACCTATGAACGAGTGGGCTCCTCGGTAACCCATGAAACCAATGTTCGGATCATCGGAGCAACAAATGCCGACCTACCGGCCTTGTGCGACGAGGGCAAGTTCAAAGAAGACTTGCTCGATCGCCTCTCCTTCGAGGTGCTCTTCCTTCCCCCTCTGCGTGAACGGGGTGAAGATATCATCCTCCTGGCCACCTATTTCGCTTCGAAGATGGCCCTGGAGTGCGGACACAAGGAAATGCCCTCCTTCAGCGAGACAGTTGTTTCCCAGATGCTGTGCTATCCTTGGCCCGGCAACGTACGCGAGCTGAAAAACGTAGTGGAACGGGCTGTCTACCGCAGTGATGCGGCCTTGATCGAGTACCTCGAGTTCAATCCCTTCGACAATCCTTTCAAACAGGGAAGCAAGGTGCCAGCAGAGATTGTTTTGCAGGAAGCAGAGCTGGATTTGAGCCAATTTGAAGCAGCACGCCTGGAACTTGACCTCAAGTACCTGAAACAAGCCCTCAAGACGGCCTCAGGCAATCAGAAAGAGGCAGCCAAGCTGCTCAACCTCACCTATGACCAACTGCGGGGACTGTACCGCAAATACCAAGACCGGCTGCAAGAAGAAGAGCAGGACACCAACTGA
- a CDS encoding PspA/IM30 family protein produces MGVFSRFLDIVNANINSLLDKAEDPEKMIKLMMQEMEDTLIELKSSCAAKMASRAKTDRTYKEALNAIDRWQSRAELAISKGREDLAREALLERKLAKASLDQLQAELVTYDEVIKTAKSEINQIEDKLSAVKQKYQIMVERAKRAREEQVAQEALKRASDSSTFGRFSDMEEKIDRMQATNEMHRTTSSLDEKFRDLEEMDDIDAEIAELRKRSGL; encoded by the coding sequence ATGGGAGTGTTTTCAAGATTCCTAGATATTGTCAACGCAAATATCAACTCACTGCTCGATAAGGCAGAAGATCCAGAAAAGATGATCAAGTTGATGATGCAAGAGATGGAAGATACCCTGATTGAGCTCAAGAGCTCCTGCGCAGCAAAAATGGCCAGCAGAGCCAAGACGGATCGCACGTATAAAGAGGCGCTCAATGCTATAGACCGCTGGCAGAGCAGAGCGGAGCTTGCAATCAGCAAGGGACGTGAGGATTTGGCCAGGGAAGCTTTGCTGGAAAGAAAGCTGGCCAAGGCATCGCTTGATCAACTGCAGGCTGAACTTGTAACGTACGATGAAGTGATCAAAACCGCAAAAAGCGAGATCAACCAGATCGAGGACAAGCTCAGTGCAGTGAAACAGAAGTATCAGATTATGGTTGAACGGGCCAAGCGTGCACGAGAAGAGCAGGTTGCCCAGGAAGCATTGAAGCGAGCAAGCGACAGCAGCACCTTCGGTCGTTTCAGCGATATGGAAGAGAAGATCGACCGCATGCAGGCTACCAATGAGATGCATCGGACTACATCCTCCCTCGATGAGAAGTTTAGGGACTTGGAAGAGATGGATGACATCGATGCCGAGATTGCTGAACTGCGCAAGCGCTCGGGTTTGTAA
- a CDS encoding PspC domain-containing protein, whose product MATKKLYRSPRGKIFGVCTGLAEWRDLPADPVRLIVFLVVLATGIFPGALIYLAAALLIPMNPGNSYSDETIYTDTTPNQSEAELKAEYERLKRKVEKMEGEMFNKERDWDDRFHQGN is encoded by the coding sequence ATGGCTACCAAAAAATTGTACAGATCCCCTCGGGGAAAGATTTTCGGGGTTTGCACCGGCCTTGCTGAGTGGAGGGACTTGCCCGCCGACCCAGTTCGTCTAATCGTTTTCCTGGTGGTGCTTGCCACCGGTATATTCCCAGGAGCTTTGATCTACTTGGCTGCGGCTCTCTTGATTCCGATGAATCCAGGGAATTCCTACTCAGACGAAACCATCTACACCGACACAACTCCCAACCAGAGCGAAGCGGAATTGAAGGCCGAGTATGAGAGGCTGAAGCGCAAGGTTGAGAAGATGGAAGGCGAAATGTTCAACAAGGAACGGGATTGGGACGACCGATTCCATCAGGGGAACTGA
- a CDS encoding DUF4097 family beta strand repeat-containing protein: protein MLSDTKANKVFLIILVVLLALGFTLTKGWNVRNRDSRSNQTVDFAATDSLKVSTISNDIVIEVDNAAKGASISIGRNESDVLSVSKTGRNLNVEVKPKQAWFFRFFPYSPSAVVITLPASRLDSLELSSISGEIRLLHPIQGRNLVARSTSGGIDFLTLTSDQTITLSSISGSINGSEVTSKQSAEILGTSGSIEVQNIEAKDASLKSISSNVEADVKILEGGSLNASSTSGSVRIDLKQSTDLKVQASTTSSQVVFNDKELGKSATAETGNAQNKVTLSTVSGKIELWY from the coding sequence ATGCTAAGCGATACCAAGGCCAACAAGGTGTTCCTGATCATTCTGGTCGTCCTGCTGGCCCTCGGATTCACCCTAACCAAAGGGTGGAACGTCCGAAACAGGGACAGCCGTTCCAACCAGACCGTTGATTTTGCAGCTACCGATTCTTTGAAAGTTTCCACGATTTCCAACGACATTGTCATCGAGGTGGACAACGCTGCAAAAGGCGCTTCCATTTCGATTGGAAGGAATGAATCAGATGTCCTGTCGGTCTCCAAAACGGGCAGGAATCTGAACGTGGAGGTAAAGCCCAAGCAAGCATGGTTTTTCCGTTTCTTCCCCTACTCCCCCTCGGCGGTAGTCATCACCCTGCCGGCGAGTCGTTTGGATAGTCTTGAACTGTCCAGCATCTCCGGGGAAATCAGGTTGCTTCACCCCATCCAGGGCAGAAACCTGGTGGCCAGGAGCACCAGCGGAGGAATTGACTTCTTGACTCTGACTTCCGATCAGACTATTACACTGAGCAGCATCAGTGGAAGCATCAACGGCAGTGAGGTCACCAGCAAGCAATCGGCAGAAATTCTCGGCACCAGTGGAAGTATCGAAGTGCAGAATATTGAAGCAAAGGATGCCAGCCTCAAATCCATCAGTTCCAATGTCGAAGCAGACGTAAAGATTCTCGAAGGAGGATCGCTCAATGCTTCTTCAACCAGTGGATCGGTACGGATTGACTTGAAACAGAGCACTGACTTGAAAGTACAAGCTTCCACCACCAGCAGCCAGGTAGTCTTCAATGACAAGGAACTGGGAAAGAGTGCTACCGCTGAAACAGGAAACGCCCAAAACAAGGTCACGCTTTCCACCGTAAGTGGAAAGATTGAGCTCTGGTACTAG